From a single Anomaloglossus baeobatrachus isolate aAnoBae1 chromosome 4, aAnoBae1.hap1, whole genome shotgun sequence genomic region:
- the LOC142302173 gene encoding olfactory receptor 11L1-like, with protein MDERNYTSVKEIFLLGFTNIQNFKIPLFILLLVVYCVTICGNLLIIALVSMSRTLHTPMYFFLTQLSISDILLTTDIVPNTLACITSDGLIMSFSSCITQFYIFGFSESIECLILAVMAYDRYLAICNPLRYATIMTFALFLKMILLSWFLGASLILVTTLSLFGLEFCGPNIIDHFFCDFAPIIQLSCSETLTVEMEVFYMSVLVMILPSVMTVTSYGCIVNTILSLSSDIQRKKVFSTCSSHLTVVCLFYGTLITIYMIPTKGVSLTINKVVSLFYTVVTPLLNPIIYSLRNKDIKEAFRKLI; from the coding sequence ATGGATGAAAGAAACTACACCTCAGTGAAAGAAATATTTCTTCTCGGATTCACAAATATACAGAATTTCAAGATCCCACTCTTCATTCTGCTTCTTGTGGTTTACTGTGTGACAATTTGTGGGAATCTCTTGATCATCGCCCTTGTGTCCATGAGCAGGACCCTCCACACTCCGATGTACTTCTTCCTTACACAGCTGTCCATATCTGATATTTTGCTCACTACAGACATTGTTCCTAACACTCTTGCCTGTATAACTTCCGATGGATTGATCATGTCTTTCTCAAGTTGTATCACCCAGTTTTATATCTTTGGATTCTCCGAGTCCATTGAGTGTCTTATACTAGCAGTAATGGCTTATGACAGGTATCTGGCTATCTGTAACCCTCTACGCTATGCCACAATCATGACTTTTgccttgtttttaaaaatgattctgcTTTCTTGGTTTTTGGGGGCTTCACTTATTCTTGTGACCACATTATCCCTCTTTGGACTGGAATTCTGTGGACCAAATATTATAGACCATTTCTTTTGTGATTTTGCCCCAATAATACAACTTTCGTGTTCAGAAACATTGACGGTGGAGATGGAGGTTTTTTATATGAGTGTGTTAGTTATGATTTTACCCTCTGTCATGACCGTAACATCCTATGGATGCATCGTCAACACCATCCTCAGCCTCTCATCCGATATACAGAGGAAGAAAGTTTTCTCTACTTGTAGTTCTCACTTGACCGTCGTCTGCTTGTTCTATGGGACGTTAATCACTATTTACATGATTCCCACAAAAGGAGTTTCATTGACTATTAATAAGGTTGTCTCTCTATTCTACACTGTGGTGACACCATTGCTGAATCCAATCATATACAGTCTGAGAAATAAAGACATCAAGGAGGCATTTAGAAAGCTGATTTAG
- the LOC142303024 gene encoding olfactory receptor 6F1-like yields the protein MVNKTFLSEFFLMGFQNLHQYHALLLLLVLVVYLGTVIGNVLIFLLVSTNHSLQSPVNFFLGQLSLCDLLISTNVAPNSMHVILKNGSHISFQGCLIQLFFFGASAVIECSLLTVMSYDRYLAICNPLHYTSTMNFRLPCYLALWSWISGCICASITDLIVLQLKFCYKNVIDHFFCDLGPIIELSCSDPAVVRIEVSIVTLVFGLFQFFFIIVSYICILRSILQISSSLGRQKAFSTCSAHLTVVSIYYGTLIILYMIPGKSYVNLNKALSFLNTVVTPLFNPIIYSLRSTEIRRAMTKLLCLNAERYK from the coding sequence ATGGTCAATAAAACCTTTTTGAGTGAATTCTTCCTGATGGGCTTCCAGAATCTCCACCAGTACCACGCTCTCCTTCTGTTGCTGGTCCTTGTGGTTTACCTGGGTACAGTTATTGGAAATGTGTTGATATTTCTTCTGGTGTCCACCAACCACTCTCTCCAATCACCCGTGAACTTTTTTCTTGGTCAACTCTCGTTATGTGATTTGCTGATCAGCACAAATGTTGCCCCCAATTCAATGCATGTAATATTAAAGAATGGAAGCCATatttctttccagggttgtctcataCAGTTATTTTTCTTTGGGGCCTCAGCTGTGATTGAATGTAGTCTTCTGACCGTCATGTCCTACGATCGATACTTAGCCATCTGTAACCCTCTACATTACACATCTACTATGAATTTCCGACTTCCTTGCTATTTGGCCCTTTGGTCATGGATATCCGGTTGTATTTGTGCTTCCATTACTGACTTAATTGTGCTTCAGCTGAAGTTTTGCTACAAGAACGTCATTGACCATTTTTTCTGTGACCTTGGTCCTATCATTGAGCTCTCCTGCTCAGACCCAGCAGTTGTGAGGATTGAAGTTTCCATTGTGACTTTAGTTTTTGGGCTTTTTCAGTTTTTCTTCATCATTGTTAGTTACATCTGCATCTTGCGATCTATTCTCCAGATTTCCTCTTCTTTGGGTAGGCAGAAAGCCTTCTCTACCTGTAGCGCACATCTGACTGTTGTTTCAATATATTACGGGACACTCATTATTCTCTATATGATTCCAGGAAAGTCATATGTAAATCTCAATAAGGCTTTATCCTTCTTGAATACGGTGGTGACCCCACTCTTCAATCCCATCATCTATAGTTTGAGGAGCACCGAGATCAGGAGAGCCATGACAAAGCTGTTGTGTCTAAATGCTGAAAGATACAAGTGA